A portion of the Streptococcus urinalis 2285-97 genome contains these proteins:
- the pezT gene encoding type II toxin-antitoxin system toxin PezT — translation MRLEEFSKDDFDLALKRPLRSLTRGKTTSVNPKAILIGGQSGVGKTTIHRIKQKEFQGNIIIIDGDSYRSLHPNYLALQDEYGKNSVDYTKGFARKMVEHLVDELSKQGYHLLIEGTLRTTEVPRKTARLLKSRGYQVSLALIATKPELSYLSTLIRYEEVYAVNPSQARATPKEHHDGIVEHLLDNLRELETDKLFEQIQIYQRDRTCVYDSGMDEGSAADVLQECLFGKWSTVEEEMLKVGQERLREMQELK, via the coding sequence ATGCGGTTAGAAGAATTTAGCAAAGATGACTTTGACTTAGCCTTAAAACGGCCCCTTCGTTCCTTAACTCGTGGTAAAACGACATCAGTTAACCCCAAAGCCATCTTAATTGGTGGGCAAAGCGGAGTGGGTAAGACAACGATACACCGTATCAAGCAGAAAGAGTTCCAAGGCAATATCATTATTATTGACGGTGACAGCTATCGTTCTTTACACCCGAATTATCTAGCTTTACAAGATGAATACGGTAAAAATAGCGTGGATTATACCAAAGGTTTTGCAAGAAAAATGGTGGAACATCTTGTAGATGAGCTAAGTAAGCAGGGGTATCATTTGTTAATCGAAGGAACTTTGAGAACGACAGAAGTCCCGCGAAAAACTGCTCGGCTATTGAAATCACGAGGCTATCAAGTCTCATTAGCTTTGATAGCAACCAAGCCTGAATTGTCCTATCTCAGCACCTTAATCCGTTATGAAGAAGTTTATGCAGTTAATCCAAGTCAGGCTAGAGCAACTCCTAAAGAACATCACGATGGTATTGTAGAGCATTTACTTGATAACTTACGAGAATTAGAAACTGATAAACTCTTTGAACAGATTCAAATTTATCAGAGGGATAGAACCTGTGTTTATGATTCTGGAATGGATGAAGGCTCAGCTGCTGATGTCCTACAAGAATGCCTATTTGGAAAATGGAGTACGGTGGAGGAGGAGATGCTTAAAGTGGGGCAGGAACGGTTGAGGGAGATGCAAGAATTGAAGTAG
- a CDS encoding reverse transcriptase domain-containing protein: MRNPQNVLNNLTKHSKDKNYQFERLYRLLYNKEMYLVAYQTIYANPGHMTPGVDELTIDGMSMARIDQLIDSLKDESYQPHPSRRTYIPKKNGKPRPLGIPSFDDKLLQQVIKMILESIYEGQFESSSHGFRPNKSCHSALTQIQKTYTGVKWFIEGDIKSFFDNINHDVMIQILRERITDERFLRLIRKFLNAGYVEDWKFYKTYSETPQGGIISPILANIYLDKFDKYMTDYVKNFCEGKYRKRTPEYRQNEIALGKARRTLECTSTENQRQEAIQRIRQLEKERVLIPHSDPMDSSFKRLTYTRYADDFICGVIGSKEDARRIKADIKDYLETVLKLELSEEKTLITNARDKARFLGYHLYIRQSNLAKRDSVGRLVRNYTGRLVLEVSIETIRDRLLSYGAMKMTYHRGHEVWKPTARYFMKDCDDLEILERYNAEIRGFYNYYCIANNSSILHRFKYIMEYSMYKTYATKYRTTKSHIIRKYKKDGQFRVQYIGRKGDTMTRYFYNGGFRRQKKSFLENDNLPNTAKYFSRTNLIDRLKANRCEYCQATDSSLEIHHVRKLKDLKGKTFWERLMISRQRKTIALCKDCHKKLHHGKLD; the protein is encoded by the coding sequence ATGAGAAATCCTCAAAATGTGTTAAACAATCTAACAAAACACAGTAAAGATAAAAACTATCAATTTGAGCGACTTTATCGCTTACTTTACAACAAAGAAATGTACTTAGTTGCCTATCAAACGATTTACGCTAACCCAGGACACATGACACCTGGAGTAGATGAGTTGACGATTGATGGTATGAGTATGGCTAGAATTGACCAATTGATTGATTCCCTGAAAGATGAATCTTATCAGCCACATCCATCAAGACGAACCTATATTCCTAAAAAGAATGGGAAGCCACGTCCACTAGGTATTCCATCATTTGATGATAAGCTCTTACAACAGGTTATCAAAATGATTTTGGAATCCATCTACGAGGGACAATTTGAATCCTCTTCCCATGGTTTTCGTCCGAATAAAAGCTGTCATTCAGCACTTACTCAAATTCAGAAAACCTATACAGGAGTAAAGTGGTTTATTGAAGGAGATATCAAATCGTTTTTTGATAATATCAACCACGATGTGATGATTCAAATTCTACGAGAAAGAATTACGGATGAGCGTTTCTTACGCCTGATTCGTAAATTTCTCAATGCAGGATATGTGGAAGATTGGAAATTCTACAAAACCTACTCAGAAACTCCACAAGGAGGAATAATCAGTCCAATTCTAGCCAATATCTATTTGGATAAGTTTGATAAATATATGACAGATTATGTGAAGAACTTCTGTGAAGGGAAATACCGTAAACGCACCCCAGAATATCGCCAAAATGAGATTGCACTGGGAAAAGCAAGAAGAACACTAGAGTGTACTTCGACGGAAAACCAACGCCAAGAAGCCATTCAACGTATTCGTCAATTAGAAAAGGAAAGAGTATTGATTCCTCATAGCGACCCTATGGATAGTAGTTTTAAGCGTCTAACCTATACCCGATATGCAGATGATTTTATCTGTGGTGTGATTGGAAGTAAAGAGGACGCTCGTCGTATTAAAGCAGACATTAAGGACTATTTGGAAACGGTTCTCAAATTGGAACTCTCTGAAGAGAAAACCCTGATTACCAATGCAAGAGATAAAGCGAGGTTTCTGGGTTATCATCTGTACATTCGCCAATCCAATTTAGCCAAACGTGATTCGGTAGGGCGATTGGTCAGAAATTATACAGGTAGATTGGTTTTAGAGGTTTCTATTGAAACGATTCGAGATAGATTACTGTCCTATGGGGCTATGAAAATGACTTATCATAGAGGTCACGAAGTTTGGAAACCAACAGCTCGTTATTTTATGAAAGACTGTGATGATTTAGAGATTTTAGAACGCTACAATGCGGAAATAAGAGGTTTTTATAACTATTATTGTATCGCTAACAACAGTTCTATCCTCCATCGCTTTAAGTATATTATGGAATATAGCATGTATAAAACCTATGCGACCAAGTATCGTACGACTAAATCTCACATCATCCGTAAATATAAAAAGGATGGTCAATTCAGGGTACAGTATATTGGACGTAAAGGAGATACAATGACCCGTTATTTCTATAACGGAGGTTTTAGACGTCAAAAGAAATCTTTCCTTGAAAACGATAATTTGCCAAATACGGCAAAATATTTCAGTCGTACAAATCTAATTGATAGATTAAAAGCAAATCGTTGTGAATATTGTCAAGCAACCGACAGTTCCCTAGAAATCCATCATGTGAGAAAACTCAAGGATTTAAAAGGGAAAACTTTTTGGGAACGTTTGATGATTTCTAGACAACGGAAAACAATAGCACTGTGTAAAGATTGCCATAAGAAATTACATCATGGCAAGTTAGATTGA
- a CDS encoding SIR2 family protein, which translates to MSIYHFYQGKDENEGLDLDQQKQNISSFIKTQFSAENLVFFIGSGCSVPAIPLMSQTMKTIIGKYDDILCVIKKFLDTKNVNLLINSLDDKEILKGVIVRLCESHSLETIADLYNHIIRSQLWDKEQLLEIYENFCSSFSDIESLLNWIQNGLNFSPNNEQLLNAFQILKDEFIASIPKLDSDSYKGDVFQTYADFYKFVFSNRTEESSKISIFTTNYDLFNEYSLEANNIVYTTGFPSTLAKRFDINQFKYRLVDDTNRYKDKWQPVFKEANLYKIHGSINWISGEDGFLYQSNSMVTDDDVVVIYPTMLKHKETAQAPYSELFREFSNCLQKKNTTLIVMGYGFPDEHINTIISQNLKNQDFNLIIFGNKNESKLNDFYEEFKNRDLHLIGGQFDNKNAHHFNVISEEFLNYQKQVSSDVEEDNNE; encoded by the coding sequence ATGTCAATATATCACTTTTATCAAGGAAAAGATGAAAACGAAGGACTAGATTTAGATCAACAAAAACAAAATATTTCTAGTTTTATCAAAACACAATTTTCCGCTGAAAATTTGGTATTTTTTATTGGTTCAGGTTGTTCTGTACCAGCAATCCCGCTTATGTCACAGACTATGAAAACTATAATTGGAAAATATGATGATATATTATGCGTAATAAAAAAATTTTTGGATACGAAGAACGTCAACTTATTAATAAATAGTCTTGATGATAAAGAGATTCTTAAGGGAGTGATTGTACGATTATGTGAAAGCCATAGTTTGGAAACAATTGCAGATTTATATAACCATATTATTCGGAGTCAACTGTGGGATAAGGAACAATTGTTAGAGATTTATGAAAATTTTTGTAGTTCTTTCTCCGATATAGAATCTCTTTTAAACTGGATACAGAATGGCTTAAACTTTAGTCCAAATAACGAACAATTATTAAATGCTTTTCAAATTTTAAAAGATGAATTTATAGCTTCTATTCCTAAATTAGATTCGGATTCATATAAGGGAGATGTTTTTCAAACTTACGCTGATTTCTATAAATTTGTTTTTTCAAATCGTACTGAAGAAAGCTCAAAAATTTCGATTTTCACAACGAATTATGACCTTTTTAATGAATACAGTTTGGAAGCCAACAATATAGTCTATACAACAGGTTTCCCCTCTACTTTAGCTAAGAGATTTGATATAAATCAATTTAAATATAGGCTAGTAGATGATACTAACAGATACAAAGACAAATGGCAACCGGTCTTTAAAGAAGCGAATTTATATAAGATTCACGGATCGATAAATTGGATTAGTGGGGAAGATGGATTTTTATATCAGTCAAATTCTATGGTAACGGATGATGATGTCGTGGTTATTTATCCTACAATGTTGAAACACAAAGAGACAGCTCAAGCTCCTTATTCTGAATTATTTAGAGAATTCTCGAACTGTTTGCAAAAGAAAAATACAACTTTGATTGTTATGGGATATGGTTTTCCAGATGAACACATTAATACAATTATTTCACAAAATTTAAAGAATCAAGATTTTAATCTGATAATTTTTGGAAATAAAAATGAAAGTAAGTTAAACGATTTTTATGAAGAATTTAAAAATAGAGACTTACATCTAATTGGTGGGCAATTTGATAATAAAAATGCTCACCACTTCAATGTGATATCGGAAGAATTCTTGAATTATCAAAAACAAGTTTCAAGTGATGTAGAAGAGGATAATAATGAATAG
- a CDS encoding DUF5945 family protein encodes MTKDWTFDQPLDDNTPTSSSEERAKIAALFHKENQEGAEDVDYVATFEMEQQKSKNQMVPQQKTQEQCIPEDKHSSTITNDYKQYLADVMDQNNGDIRQSQKKIEELHQLIDDKNKQNKKLQAISAAIDDL; translated from the coding sequence ATGACAAAAGATTGGACCTTTGACCAACCACTAGATGATAACACACCAACGTCTTCATCAGAAGAACGTGCGAAGATTGCGGCACTATTTCATAAAGAAAACCAAGAGGGCGCTGAAGACGTTGATTATGTGGCAACCTTTGAAATGGAACAACAAAAGTCTAAAAATCAGATGGTTCCACAGCAAAAGACTCAAGAGCAATGCATACCAGAAGATAAGCACTCCTCAACCATTACAAACGACTACAAGCAATATCTAGCTGATGTGATGGATCAAAACAATGGGGATATTCGTCAAAGTCAGAAGAAAATTGAAGAGCTGCACCAGTTGATTGATGACAAAAATAAGCAAAATAAGAAATTACAAGCCATTTCAGCAGCTATTGATGACTTGTAA
- a CDS encoding DUF5965 family protein: MSVIERLAERVARQEEKVAKETENLETYRSQLQTAMYSTFIKRQQNSPWTFDEALTQAFGQEEQELKLSDTRNEE, translated from the coding sequence ATGAGTGTGATTGAACGCCTAGCCGAAAGAGTAGCTAGGCAAGAGGAAAAGGTTGCGAAAGAAACGGAAAACTTAGAAACTTATCGCAGTCAATTACAAACGGCTATGTACAGTACATTTATCAAACGGCAACAAAATAGTCCCTGGACTTTTGATGAAGCATTGACGCAGGCTTTTGGCCAAGAAGAACAAGAACTCAAACTATCAGACACTAGAAATGAGGAATAA
- a CDS encoding ATP-binding protein, with amino-acid sequence MNSIGKVVSVSYDRLIFEVSDFKKLNYNFKGQIYLAKGVIDYVTIKNRFDERFIYQVVKVSDKEQPLSADESAKFSYSGNFECVPIGMIKNDFVEFNLKKYPFLQDKVYLTTLEEFNIIFNENKLKHSLSLGLIEERYVAKIDPNKLLTHHSAILGNTGSGKSTTVRKIISEINKIDSDNLKLHIFDVHDEYGQLPGVKIINVLEDYGIDILNLDHQDWLNLVKPSELVQLPVIEMALKIANCLLTKSIDESWLKCFIAYNLYTNQQTDAVTKRTKIVGILDGTGIDTSKYSSQYGSFPQGGEKKFLNDLLQATNREVEYSYLSRKIEKANYQVDSFENLLIALNYVFLLEESKGNSQARAYSGTLETRIKNIQTRYSKLFENGEISIDSKTVVYSVSEMDDDLLLFFTTYVLKKEFSKNKILTLKQRTVNVFILEEAHRYISKIKENSQFHEVEVFKKIAREGRKFGCFLLLSSQRPSELSSTVLSQCNNYIIHRIKNNIDLEYLLQTIPYINKNQLSRFSYLPTGTAFLVGELFPIPVEAEVFEEISSNVTTTPQIIFK; translated from the coding sequence ATGAATAGTATTGGTAAGGTTGTCAGTGTTTCTTATGACAGATTGATTTTTGAAGTTAGTGATTTTAAAAAATTAAATTATAATTTCAAAGGGCAAATTTATCTTGCTAAGGGAGTTATTGATTATGTAACAATAAAAAATCGTTTCGATGAAAGATTTATTTATCAGGTTGTAAAGGTTTCCGATAAAGAACAGCCATTATCGGCTGATGAATCTGCAAAGTTTAGTTATTCAGGAAACTTTGAATGTGTTCCGATTGGTATGATAAAGAATGATTTTGTTGAGTTTAATTTAAAGAAATATCCATTTCTGCAAGATAAAGTTTATTTAACAACTCTTGAAGAATTTAATATTATTTTCAATGAGAATAAACTAAAACACAGTCTTTCGCTTGGCTTGATTGAAGAAAGATATGTTGCTAAAATTGATCCTAATAAACTGTTGACACATCATAGTGCTATATTAGGTAACACAGGCTCAGGAAAGTCTACTACTGTACGTAAAATTATTTCAGAAATAAATAAGATAGACTCAGACAATTTAAAACTACATATTTTTGATGTTCATGATGAATATGGTCAACTACCAGGCGTTAAAATTATTAATGTCTTGGAAGACTATGGTATAGATATATTAAATTTGGATCATCAGGATTGGTTGAATTTGGTTAAGCCTTCTGAATTAGTTCAATTACCTGTTATTGAGATGGCCTTAAAAATTGCTAACTGTTTATTGACAAAATCGATTGACGAATCTTGGTTGAAATGTTTCATTGCTTATAATCTTTATACTAATCAGCAAACTGATGCTGTGACAAAACGTACTAAAATAGTTGGTATTCTAGATGGTACTGGCATAGACACTTCAAAGTATAGCTCACAATATGGGAGTTTTCCTCAAGGAGGTGAGAAAAAGTTCCTAAATGATTTACTACAAGCTACAAATAGAGAAGTTGAGTATAGTTATTTAAGTCGAAAAATTGAAAAAGCCAATTATCAGGTGGATAGCTTTGAAAATTTACTAATCGCTTTAAATTATGTATTTCTTCTTGAAGAAAGTAAAGGGAATAGTCAAGCACGTGCATATTCAGGAACACTTGAAACTCGTATAAAAAATATACAGACACGGTACTCTAAACTTTTTGAAAATGGTGAAATATCTATTGATTCGAAAACTGTTGTATATTCAGTATCTGAAATGGACGATGATTTACTTTTATTCTTTACAACCTATGTCCTAAAGAAAGAATTTTCTAAGAATAAAATTTTAACATTAAAGCAAAGAACGGTAAATGTATTTATTTTGGAGGAAGCACATCGTTATATATCAAAAATAAAAGAGAACAGTCAGTTTCATGAAGTAGAAGTATTTAAGAAAATCGCGCGAGAGGGGAGAAAGTTTGGTTGTTTCTTATTGCTGTCTAGTCAGAGACCGAGTGAACTTTCATCAACAGTTTTATCACAGTGTAACAATTATATTATACATCGAATAAAAAATAATATTGATCTAGAGTATCTTTTACAAACAATCCCTTACATTAATAAAAATCAGTTATCTAGATTCTCTTATTTACCAACTGGAACAGCTTTTCTTGTTGGGGAACTATTTCCAATACCAGTTGAAGCTGAAGTGTTTGAAGAAATATCTTCCAATGTGACTACTACTCCACAAATAATTTTTAAATAA
- a CDS encoding DUF5966 family protein, which translates to MIEQIIQSLFIIAATGLILLVLYQIAKMLGSLFVIGLIGFLAFTEVYGIYLFFTERYLYVEDLATNGILSFTTFYIIFNLLLVFGLVRKVVRSRMA; encoded by the coding sequence ATGATTGAACAAATTATTCAAAGTCTTTTCATTATCGCAGCAACAGGGCTTATTTTGCTTGTCCTTTACCAGATTGCGAAGATGCTTGGAAGCTTATTTGTCATTGGTTTAATCGGATTTTTAGCTTTCACAGAAGTCTATGGAATTTACCTCTTTTTTACAGAACGATACCTCTATGTGGAAGATTTAGCCACCAATGGTATTTTGAGCTTTACCACTTTCTATATTATTTTTAATCTTTTACTTGTCTTTGGACTTGTTAGAAAAGTTGTTAGAAGTCGGATGGCATAA
- a CDS encoding DUF5962 family protein yields MTQTVEDIRYQLEEWLAQGFTSSEDRANYQVLKEQYEDETLDYSFSKREIIGQLEVIIMTRENDFPDLDEVTKEEYLNLVAQLDDLDKGQADYYCKQLA; encoded by the coding sequence ATGACCCAGACAGTAGAAGATATACGTTACCAATTAGAAGAATGGTTAGCACAAGGTTTTACAAGCTCCGAAGACCGAGCTAACTATCAAGTCCTAAAGGAACAATATGAAGATGAAACCCTTGATTACAGCTTTTCAAAGCGAGAAATCATTGGTCAATTAGAGGTAATTATCATGACTCGTGAGAATGACTTTCCAGACTTAGATGAGGTCACCAAAGAAGAGTATCTTAACCTAGTGGCACAACTGGATGACCTAGACAAGGGACAGGCAGATTATTATTGTAAGCAATTAGCGTAG
- the pezA gene encoding type II toxin-antitoxin system antitoxin PezA — protein sequence MIGENIKSLRKTHDLTQPEFAKIVGISRNSLSRYENGTSSVTTELIDCICQKFNVSYVDIVGEEKMLTPVEDYQLTLKIEVIKERGAAILSQLYRYQDSQGIAFDDETNPWILMSDDLSDLINTKIYLVNTFDEVERYNGYLDGIERMLELAHHQVVA from the coding sequence ATGATTGGAGAGAATATCAAATCGTTACGTAAAACCCATGATTTAACACAACCAGAATTCGCAAAGATTGTTGGAATTTCACGAAATAGCCTTAGCCGTTATGAAAATGGTACGAGTTCAGTCACAACAGAACTTATAGACTGCATTTGTCAGAAATTCAATGTTTCTTATGTTGATATTGTAGGAGAAGAGAAGATGTTAACACCAGTAGAAGATTATCAATTGACGCTAAAAATAGAAGTCATCAAAGAGCGTGGCGCAGCGATTTTATCTCAACTATATCGCTATCAAGATAGTCAAGGAATCGCTTTTGACGATGAGACCAATCCTTGGATTTTAATGAGTGATGACTTGTCAGACCTTATCAATACCAAGATTTACCTTGTTAATACGTTTGATGAAGTGGAGCGTTACAATGGTTATTTGGATGGTATTGAGCGCATGTTGGAGCTTGCTCATCATCAGGTGGTGGCTTAA
- a CDS encoding toprim domain-containing protein, translated as MTRIERVKQKAILEVAESLGYSFKRLSGQVYEHPEHDSFRIFADTNTFKWFSRDIQEDVIDFVQLMTGVSFKEALSYLETGDFEQAKVVEETYQPFRYYLREEPFDQARIYLNDIRGLSDETINAFGRQGLLAQAHYQTKTFQESVLVFKSYNHHGQLEGASLQGLVKNAQRHDRDYLKKIMKGSHGYVGMSFDIGKPKRLIFCESVIDMMSYYQLHQKQLSDVRLVSMEGLKLSVIAYQTLRLTAEEHDKLNFLDNIKPSKLAHFLRIIQETTIFFQNHPGLITLAVDNDEAGRDFCQKLSEKGLPIETDLPPLQELETKADWNDIVKGHSNHSLKDVIQSAKLQVLRSNPPPRKNTALEL; from the coding sequence ATGACAAGAATTGAAAGAGTAAAACAAAAGGCAATTTTAGAGGTGGCAGAAAGTCTAGGTTATTCTTTTAAACGACTATCAGGGCAAGTCTATGAACATCCAGAACATGATTCCTTTAGGATTTTTGCGGATACCAATACTTTTAAATGGTTTTCACGTGACATCCAGGAAGATGTGATTGATTTCGTTCAGTTAATGACAGGAGTGTCTTTTAAAGAAGCTCTGTCTTACCTTGAAACTGGAGACTTTGAACAAGCTAAGGTAGTCGAAGAGACCTACCAACCCTTTCGTTATTATCTAAGGGAAGAACCATTTGACCAAGCACGGATATACCTGAATGATATTCGTGGTTTAAGTGACGAGACTATAAATGCTTTTGGCAGACAAGGTCTATTAGCACAGGCTCATTACCAGACAAAGACCTTTCAAGAATCAGTCCTTGTCTTTAAGAGTTACAATCATCATGGACAACTAGAGGGGGCAAGTCTTCAAGGGCTTGTCAAAAATGCTCAGAGACATGATCGAGATTACCTCAAGAAAATCATGAAAGGGTCTCATGGATATGTGGGAATGAGCTTTGATATTGGAAAACCGAAACGCCTTATCTTTTGTGAATCGGTAATTGATATGATGAGTTATTATCAACTCCATCAGAAGCAGTTATCAGATGTGCGTTTGGTTTCTATGGAAGGCTTAAAACTCTCTGTGATTGCTTATCAGACACTAAGGTTAACAGCAGAGGAACATGACAAGCTCAATTTTTTAGATAATATCAAGCCAAGTAAATTAGCGCATTTTCTTCGTATCATACAAGAAACAACTATCTTTTTTCAGAACCACCCAGGTTTGATAACATTAGCTGTTGATAATGATGAAGCAGGGCGAGACTTTTGTCAGAAATTATCTGAGAAAGGACTTCCCATTGAAACAGACTTACCACCATTACAGGAACTAGAAACTAAAGCAGATTGGAACGATATTGTGAAAGGTCATAGTAATCATTCTCTAAAAGATGTGATACAATCGGCCAAGTTACAAGTTTTAAGAAGTAACCCTCCACCTAGAAAAAATACCGCTTTAGAGTTGTGA